The following proteins are co-located in the Mesorhizobium australicum WSM2073 genome:
- a CDS encoding ATP-binding protein has translation MRRFLPQTLPVWVLLIVIAGLLISQVATLYIVSRDRAAANDVVDLYRLNDRAFSLVQLMHDATPEERKATATGLFNSTYALTVSDTPAVTSSIAGDDELAELEDILVGRLSKFGITDARVRRDPATREADDAGGAAPGPEIGQVERDLLVLAADFAQSDKLTASLRFADGQWLNFTEPITPVGPILSVDSLPLYSLIAGLVVIMSIWSLRRLTAPYRMMETAVNRIGNDLKSPPIAESGSREVRAAAKAINAMQARLREYVEDREHLAAALAHDLRTPMTRMRLRLELLRRSPARQALAHDLADIESIASSVIDFAKFEVTEEKAERIDFWSLVESVADSYETVSFDNDDVRPRGLICMARPVALKRCVTNLVQNAVTYGKQAHLSLSRLDGTITLAIRDEGPGIPQAQIDAVFGSFVRLEQSRNRQTGGLGLGLTIARNIARAAGGEVRLSNHPDGGLLTELRLPMAA, from the coding sequence ATGAGACGTTTCCTGCCACAGACCTTGCCTGTCTGGGTGCTGCTGATCGTCATTGCCGGCCTGCTGATTAGTCAGGTCGCGACGCTTTATATCGTATCGCGCGACCGCGCTGCCGCCAACGACGTGGTCGACCTCTACCGCCTCAACGACCGCGCCTTCTCGCTCGTGCAGCTGATGCACGACGCCACGCCGGAGGAGCGCAAGGCGACGGCGACCGGGCTGTTCAACTCCACCTACGCGCTCACCGTCTCGGACACGCCCGCCGTCACCTCCTCGATCGCCGGCGACGACGAACTGGCCGAACTGGAAGACATTCTCGTCGGCCGATTGTCCAAGTTCGGTATCACCGACGCGCGCGTGCGGCGCGATCCGGCGACGCGCGAAGCCGACGATGCCGGCGGCGCGGCACCGGGACCCGAGATCGGCCAGGTGGAGCGGGATCTTCTGGTGCTGGCCGCCGATTTCGCCCAGAGCGACAAGCTGACGGCTTCGCTGCGCTTCGCCGACGGCCAATGGCTGAATTTCACCGAACCGATCACGCCCGTCGGCCCGATCCTGAGCGTCGATAGCCTGCCGCTCTATTCGCTGATCGCGGGGCTGGTGGTGATCATGTCGATCTGGTCGCTGCGCCGGCTGACCGCGCCCTACCGGATGATGGAAACCGCCGTAAACCGGATCGGCAACGACCTCAAGAGCCCGCCGATCGCCGAGAGCGGCAGCCGCGAGGTACGCGCCGCCGCCAAGGCGATCAACGCCATGCAGGCGAGGCTGCGCGAATATGTCGAGGATCGTGAGCACCTGGCGGCGGCCCTCGCGCACGACCTGCGCACGCCGATGACCAGGATGCGCCTGCGCCTGGAGCTGTTGCGCAGATCACCGGCGCGCCAGGCGCTCGCCCATGATCTCGCCGACATCGAAAGCATCGCGAGTTCCGTGATAGACTTCGCCAAATTCGAGGTCACGGAAGAGAAGGCCGAACGGATCGATTTCTGGTCGCTCGTCGAATCGGTCGCCGACAGCTACGAGACGGTTTCCTTCGACAATGACGACGTCCGCCCGCGCGGCCTGATCTGCATGGCGCGGCCGGTGGCCCTCAAGCGTTGCGTCACCAATCTGGTGCAGAACGCCGTCACCTACGGCAAGCAGGCGCATCTCAGCCTCAGCCGCTTGGACGGCACGATCACGCTGGCCATCCGTGACGAGGGACCGGGCATTCCCCAGGCCCAGATCGACGCCGTCTTCGGCTCCTTCGTGCGTCTCGAACAATCCCGCAATCGCCAGACCGGCGGTCTCGGGCTTGGGCTGACCATTGCCCGCAACATCGCGCGCGCGGCGGGCGGCGAAGTGCGCCTGTCCAACCATCCAGACGGCGGCCTGCTGACCGAGTTGCGCCTGCCGATGGCGGCTTAG